The DNA segment AACCAATGTCATTCTCTAATCCCATTGCTCTAGCACCACCAAGTGTGGCCAGTTTGAAAACCTCCCTGGCAGGCATTACTGTGGGTCCATGAAGAGGCTTTTGAATTAACGCTGCCATTTTCATTTCCTGGAATATATCCAGATTATTGTTGCAGGGAGCACCATCAGCACCTAGAGATACAGTTATACCCCGCTTTAACATCTCTGGGATGGGCGCTATTCCAGAAGCCAACTTAATATTGCATGTTGGACAGTGGGCAACCTTTACGTCCCTTTTCTGAAGGATTTCCATTTCTTGATCATTGAGCCAGATACAGTGAGTCAATATAAGGTTGGGGGCAGCCATGCCTATATGGTCCAGGTACAGGACATTGCGCATGCCGCGTTCCCTTTCAACAATCTCTATTTCACCCTTGTTTTCAGAAGCATGGGTATGAACCCTAACACCATATTTGGAGCTAAGCTTGACTACTTCCTTTAACAAATCTTCTGTACAGGATACAACAAATCTAGGTGTGAAGGCATATTGGATTCTGCCATTTTCTTTGCCATGCCATTTCTCCAGCAGGTCTACACTTTCCTGAATTGCATCGTTAGTTGACTGTATCAAGGTTCCGGGAACCTCTTCCCCATGATCCATCATAACCTTTCCTGTAGTGGCTCGAATACCGCTTTCTGCAATGGCATGTATGGCAGCATCTGTATGGTGTACTGTCTGCATATCAACCAGGGTTGTAGTACCCCCTAAAAGCAGCTCAGAAATCCCAAGAAGAGCAGACTGGTACAGGCTTTCCTCATCATGAGCACCTTCAAGGGGCCAGATTCTCTTTTTTAGCCAATCTAGAAGTTCAAGATCATCGGCCTGACCTCTAAATAAAGTCTGGGACAAATGAACATGAGTTTGTATCAATCCAGGTATGAGCAGCTTTCCTTCTGCTAGAATTACCCTGTCAGCAGTTGGCTCATTGCTGCCTATATATGCAATCCGGTTATTCTCAACTAGTACATTACCTTTTATAATGGCCTCTTGTGAATCCATGGTAACTATGGTAGGCCCTTTAAACAGTATTCTCATTATTAAGATTAAATCCCCTTTCGTACCTATCTATCTTCCCTATCATAAGAAAGCATTAACGCTCCTGGAGCACCAATTCTGTTCTTTTGCGTCTGCATTGTTGCAAATATGAGTACTGCTATAGTAAATAAATAAGGCAGCATGCTTAAGAAATATGCAGGCACAGCCACACCCATGGCCTGGAGTCTGAACCCAAGAGCAGATACAGCTCCAAATAGATACGCACCCGCCATGGCCTTTGTTGGGTTCCAAGTAGCAAAAATTACTAGAGCAATTGCAATCCAACCTCTTCCTGCAGTCATATTTTCCAACCAGGTTGGTGCAAATGCCAGGGCAAGGTAAACTCCTGCTATCCCCGAAAATACGCCACCGATAATTACATATACATACCTTACTAAAAATACGTTAATACCTAATGAATCAGCAGCACCTGGATTTTCACCTACTGAGCGCATTTTCAGGCCCGGATTGGTTTTATATATGAAGAACCAAAGTAAGGGAACCAATAAATAACTGAAATAAACTAATATATCCTGATTAAAAAATATTGGACCTAGAAATGGAATATCACTTAAATACGGCAGAGCAATTTTTGAAAAGGTCTTAGGTGCTGGAATACCGATGAGAGATTTCCCAAGAAAGCCGCTTAAGCCTGTTCCAAATATCGTCAAGGCAAGTCCGCTTACAACCTGGTTAGCCTTTAGGGTAATGCACAAAAAGGCATGAATTGAAGCCACTATTCCACCAACTATCATGCCTGCAAGCAGACCAAGCCATGCGCTTCCAGTCATTACGCAGACCATGAAACTAGAGACTGCCCCTGCTAACATCATTCCTTCTATTCCTAAATTTAATACGCCTGTTCTTTCTGCCAAAATTTCCCCTAAAGCAGCATATAATATGGGAGTTCCAGCTGTAATGGCAGCAGCCAAAACCGTTATGGTTAACATTGTATAATCCATTATGACTGCCCCCCTTTGTCATCAATTTCGGCATTTTTCCTTTTAAATTTAATCCTATAGCGGTAAAAAACTTCTCCACCCAAAACGAAAAACAGTATTAAACCCTGAAGCATGTGGGAAGTAGCCAAAGGTAGTCCAATTGATTGGATAGAGTAGCCACCTACCAACAAGCCGCCAAACAGAAATGACACTACTACAATTGCAAAGGGGTTTAACCTGGACAGCCATGCAATGATAATGGCTGTGTATCCATAACCAGGTGACATGGTGGGCTGTAATCTATGGGTGAGGCCAACGGCTTCAACCATCCCTGCAATGCCGGCTATGCCTCCACTTAATGCAAGGACCAGTATGATATTTCTTTTAATATTCATCCCAGCATACAGTGCTGCATTTGGGCTCTGGCCAATAACCCTGATTTCGTAGCCCCATTTAGTTTTCTTTAGTAGAAAATATATTATAATTGCAATAATAATTGCTATAAAGATGCCTGTGTGTACCCTTGTATCAAAAAGCCTTGTTAATCTTGCGGCTTGATCAAAGGGGGCAGTTAAGGGAAAATTAAATCCTGCAGGGTCCCTCCATGGGCCATATATAAAGAAGGCAAACCACAGTATAGCTACATAATTTAACAGAAGGGTTGTGATTGTCTCATTTACATTAAGCAATGCCCTGGGAATAGCCGGCAATAAACCCCAGAAGGCTCCTCCTAAAAAGCCAAAAAGAAACATTGTTGGCAACACCAGGAATCCTGGAAGCCAGGTCATAAACAAGGCAACATAACCGGCAGCCCATGCCCCCATATAGAGCTGTCCCTCTGCTCCAATGTTCCATAACTGCATTCTAAAAGCAATGGATACAGCTAAACCAGTGAGTATCAGGGGTATTGCCTTAACCACCGTCTCAGAAATGCCATACTTTGAGCCAAAGGCCCCTTTAAGCATAACTTGATAAACTTCTATAGGCTTATGGCCTGTAAAATATATAAAAACTGCACCTACCAAAAGAGCCAGGAGAATGGATACAATTGGTACGAGTATAGTTATCCATTTAGATGTTGTTAGTCTTTTTTCAAACTTTAGTGAAACTGTACCAGACTGTTTTAGTTGCGTCATTGCCATTATATCACTTCCTCCTGCTTCAGTTTGGTTCCAGCCATGAGCATGCCAACCTCTTCAACATTAGTTTCATGGGCAGGCATTACACCCATGATGGTTCCTTCGTGCATAACAGCAATTGTATCTGACATTTTAAAGATTTCATCCAAGTCCTCTGAAATAAATAAGATAGCAGTCCCCAGTCCTCTTTGTTCCAAAAGTATATCATGAACAGCTTCTATAGCACTTACATCCAACCCTCTAACTGGATAAACCGCAACTATAAGTCGTGGTTCGCATGAAATTTCTCTTGCAAATAGAAGCTTTTGTAAATTTCCACCTGACATTAATTTAACAGGCTTTTCTATGCCAGCAGTTTTAACGTTAAAATCTCTTACCAGCTTGGCAGCTCGCTCTTTGGCATATTTATTGTCAATAAATAGAGATCTGCACACGGGCTTTTCTCTGTAATTTTTTAAGATTGTGTTTTCAACACAGCATAGGCTTGGAACTAAGCCCATTCCCACTCTATCTTCTGGAATATAAGCAACCCTGGCCTCAATAATATCCCTGGGACTAGCATTTGTATAATCCTTGTTTTCAATTTTTATCAAACCCTTTGTAACCTTACGGAGGCCTGTTATGACTTCAGCTAATTCTCTTTGACCGTTGCCTGCAACCCCTGCAATACCTAGTATTTCTCCCCCTTTTATTTGGAGGTGTACATCCTTTAATGCAGGGTAGCCCTTATCACTTAAACAAGAAACATTTTGTAAATCCAATACTACCGGTCCCTCTTGAACAGGTTTTTTATCAACCTGAAGCATTACTTCTCTACCTACCATGAGTTTGGTTAGTTCTTTTTTATTTGTATCAACCTTGTTGACAGTGGCTACTGATTTTCCGCCTCTTAGAACTGTTATTTTATCAGCAATATCCATAACCTCATTGAGCTTGTGGGTTATAAGAATTACCGCTTTACCTTCTAATGCCATTTGTTTAAGAGTTCTAAAGAGTTCTCGCACCTCTTGAGGTGTTAACACAGCTGTTGGTTCATCTAATATTAATATGTCAGCACCCCTGTAAAGCATTTTGATAATTTCCACTCTCTGCTGCTCTCCAACAGAAAGCTGCCAAATCCTGGCCTTTGGTTCGACTTTGAGGGCAAATCTTTTAGATAAATCTTCTATTTCCTTTTCCAGCTTATCCTTATCAATGAATAAGCCTACGCCTTTTTTACCTAAGATTATGTTCTCTGCTACAGTAAACGGCTGGACCAGGCGGAAATGCTGATGTACCATGCCTATTCCATGGTCAATGGCTTCCCTAGGTGAGTTTATTCTAACTGGCTGCCCCTTTATTAAAATCTCACCTTCATCCTGGGCATAGAGTCCTGTCAAGATACTCATTAAGGTACTCTTGCCGGCTCCGTTTTCTCCTAAAAGGGCGTGAATCTCCCCAGCTTTTGCTTCAAAATTCACCTTGTCATTTGCAACTACTCCTGGAAATCTTTTTGTTATGGACTTCATTTCAACAAGTGGATACTGAGGCATATTTTACCTCCTTAAAAAGAATTTTGCAGAGTTTTATGTTTTGATAAAAACGGTTGCTGGTTTTTACCAGCAACCGTAATTTGTTTATAAACTACCAATGACACCTTCTACGAACCAGTCAAAGCCAAGCTTTTCTCCGTCAGTCATTGAAGTTCCTTCTGGAACTTTTACCTGACCAGACTGATCCTTAATTGGTCCAGCAAAAATGTCTAACTCTCCAGCAAGAACCTTGGCTTTTGCAGCTTCCACAGCTTCAATCATTTCTGGTGTCATGACATTTTCATTATATGGAGCAAGATCCACAATGCCGTCCGACATTGGTCCCCAATACTGGTGACTTGACCATGTTCCATCCATTACAGCTTTAACAGTGTTTGCATAATATGGTCCCCAGTTCCACATTGGACCTGTCATAATGGCATTTGGAGCAAAATGGGTCATGTCAGAGTTGTAGCTAACTCCCCAAACACCTTTTTCTTCAGCTGCCTGCATTGGGCCAGGTGTATCCTGGTGCTGTGCTATTACATCTGCGCCCATGTCTAATAAACCTAGAGCTGCCTGCTTCTCAGTACCTGGATCATACCAGGTATTTGTCCATACAACGCTTACAGTAGCATCTGGGTTTACTGATTTAACACCTAAAGTAAAGGCGTTGATTCCCCTGACTACCTCAGGAATTGGGAAAGCTGCAACATAACCAATCTTGTTTGTTTCTGTTTTCATACCAGCAGCTATACCAGATAGGTATCTAGCCTGATAAATCTTGCCAAAGTATGTTCCCATATTATCCGCTGTTTTATAACCTGAGCAGTGCATAAATACCACATCTGGATATCTTTCTGCAACGCTCAACATATAATCCATAAAACCAAAGCTGGTAGCAAAAATAACCTTTGCTCCCTTTTCTGCAAGCTCTGTGATAACTCTTTCAGCATCTGGTCCTTCTTGAACGGCTTCATAGTAAGCCGTCTTTACACCCGGGACATTAGCTTCTAAGTATTGTCTTCCCAGGTCATGAGCATAGGTCCAGCCACCGTCACCTATTGGACTGACATATACAAAACCTACTAAAAACTCTTCCGGTTCCTCGCTTGGTGCTGGAGCTGGTGCTGGTTCATCAACCTTTTTACCACCACAACCTGCAACTATCAATGCCAGTGCTAAAATCAACGCCAACAGCACACTCATTTTTCTAAACTTATTCATAAACCGTACAACCTCCTCTTTTTACAAACCTTTAAATCCTTATTTCTCTTTTTACACCATGTAAAGACCTAGCACAATAATGAAAGTTTACGTTAGCAATCACCTCCATTTAAAACTATTCTCTACATTCTCGTATATATTTTAAATGTTAGATATGGATTAGTCTATCATAAATTTACCTTAACAAATCCCTGGAATATTAAACTAGATTTAAATAATTATACATATATACATACAAAAACCCCACCACGAAGGAAAGAATCCTCCGTAGTCGGGTTATTTACGGCACCCGGTAGATACTCCCAAACCATATCATTGGGATTATACGCAAAGCTAAATGACCAATATTTTTTTATATAAAGGATAATTCTCCGAAAATTTAAAAAATCCTGCTTGGTATCTTGTAAATTTTTTGTAATTTTTCTGCAAGTTATATATGGAGGAATTACATAGTTTTCTTTAATGCACAGCAGGTATTTACCCTATCACATTGAATAATATGTGATAGCAGCTATTATCAACAATTATTAGGCATTTGAAAGCTGATGAAAAGGTTCGTAAAAGATAATGGGTATATTATATTAAAATACTATACTGGAGGAATGCAATGTGCAATTAAAAATTACCAATGGAACCATAGTAACGCCCTTTGAATCCTTTAAAGCAGACATTGGAATTGAAAATAGTAAAATAGCAGCTATTGGCGATTTAAGCACCCTGTCTGCAGAAAAAACCTTGGATGCCAGGGGTATGTATGTTTTTCCAGGCATTATTGATGTACATACCCATTTTGAGACTATGGGTGGAGGAGGCGTAAAGACTGCTGATAACTTTTTTACAGGAACCAGGGCTGCCGCCCTGGGAGGAGTTACAACTATCATTGACTTTACCAAACAGGAAAAGGGTGAATTTGTAAAAGAAGCTGTCCATAGAAGATATCTGCAAGCCATGGATCAGGTATGCATCGACTTTGGCCTGCACAGTCTTTTTACTGATTTGAGCCAGGACTCCTTTAATGCAATACCTGATGTGGTAATGGATGGGTACTCTACTCTTAAACTTTTTACCACCTATAAAAAAACAGGTTTTTTAGTTGAAGATGGAGAACTTTTGGAAACAATTAGGAAAGCCCATGCCAGCAAGGGCATGGTTATACTCCATGCTGAGAATGATTACCTGTGTGAATATTTCACTGAAAAGAATATAGCAGAGGGCAAGCTAGCTCCTGAATATCACCCTTTAAGCAGACCTAATATTGCCGAGGCAGAAGCAGTTTCCAAAGCCGCTTTATTTGCCGGGTATACTAATAGCTTGTTGTATATAGTGCACCTTTCTACGTCAGAGGGAGCAGAGATTATCAGGCAGGCCAGAAGCAGGGGGGTGCCCATAATGGCTGAAACCTGTCCGCAATATCTGGTTCTAAATGATGATAAATATCTAGAAACCAACGGCCATTATCATATTGCCACGCCACCCCTTAGGAAAAAAACAGATCAGGATAAGCTCTGGGAAGGCATTCAGGAAGGTTCCATATCAGTAGTCAGCACAGACCACTGCTCATTTACAACAGCACAAAAGGATAAAGGCAAGGAATCCTTCAAGGATGTGCCCCCTGGTATTCCTGGTACAGAGACCTTATTGCCGTTAATGCATCACTTTGGAGTAAATCACAATAGGATTTCCCTTAACAAGCTCGTAGAGGTGCTGTGTCATAACCCGGCTAAAATCTTTGGCATGTATCCAAACAAGGGCACCTTAACTGTTGGTACTGACGCAGATATTGTCATTTTTGACCCGAACAAAAAGGTTCGTCTAGGCACAGATACCCTTCATATGGGCAGTGACTATTCACCTTATGAAGGAATTGAGGTTCAGGGTTACCCAAGTACAACTATATTAAGGGGCAATATAATAGTAGAAAATGGTCAGTTTTTAGGGGAAAAAGGCTTTGGGCAGTTTATCAGAAGAAAACAGCCCCAATATGTCTAGGCAGTGATACGCTAAAATGCCATTAAGGTAAAATAATGGTAACGCTCCAAACAGTATATAGCAGTATATAATCAGTATACTAAATATTTAATTCAAACCTTTCAGATACTTTTTGTAACAAAATGACGCTAAAAATATATGATGTATTAATGTATCTAAGCTTTTATACTAAGAGGTTTCCAATTGCAAAAGGCAAGTGCAAGCTGTTTACACGGAATAGATGTTTCCCATTGGCAGGGGGAAATAGATTGGCATTCTGTAAAAAAAGCTAATATAAGCTTTGCCTATATTAAATCTACTGAAGGAAGAACATATACCGATCCCAGATTTATAAGTAATGCAAGGGGAGCATTAGCAGCAAACATCCCAACAGGTGCATACCACTTTGCCAGGCCAGACAATAATCCAACCAAACAGGGGGCTATTGAAGAAGCGAAGCATTTTATCAAAACCATGGCAGAAGGCTTTGGGAAAAATAGAGTTGGTGACATACTTCCGGTTTTGGACTTAGAGGTACCGCCGGCCAAAAAAGACTCCAAAGCAGCTACCCATGAAATTTTAGAGTGGGCTGCCTCATTTGACCGCTATTTTACAGAGAATACTGGCAGAGCTTTAATGCTTTATACTGGAAGCTATTTTATCAAAGAACATAACAATTTTAATCATCCTGCCCATGGCTTTATCCTTGCTCATATGCCCCTTTGGATTGCAATGTATCCCCATGCAAGGGGTAACCCGGAATATCCTGACAATGCAGGTGGTTGGGCCAGATGGACAGCATGGCAGTACACCAATTCAGGAAAGGTGAAAGGCATCAAGGGAAATGTTGATTTAAACTGGGCTGTGCCAGATCTGATTAGGAGCTGCTAGTACTTATCCTATGTGCATCTTAACCTGCTTCATCTTCCCAGAATAGAGCTCTGGCTCCATCAAATCTAATAATAATTCTATTCATCTTAAGTATTTGTTGGGCAGGCATAACGAACATCTGGAAGGTGATAGGAAAAATAATAGAAATTTCTTGACATTTCCAGTAGTGGAAATTAAAATGTTGATAAAGTTAATAAACTGCTATGTGCAAATTGGTGCCTCCAGATGGAGGTCAAAAGGGAATTGGGTGCAAGTCCCAAACGGTCCCGCCACTGTAACCGGAGAGCTGCTTTACAAATATCCACTGTTCTTCACGCCCTTTGGGATAAGGAGAATGGGAAGGAGTAAAGCCGCAATGATACGGAAGTCAGGAAACCTGCCTGTTTGCAAGAGGAAAGTCTCTCGGGAATAGAGACAGACAACTGCAGCATTGAGGATGATGGTAAAGTCTTCAGCCAGATTTTTATTTTGGCTGGGGACTTTTATTTTTTCTATCTAAGGTTGGGGACTTTTTAATATTAAAAACCAAGGAGGTAAAAGCAATGTCTTTACTGAGAAATGCTCAAAATGGTATTGTCACCAGAGAAATGGAGCAGGTGGCAGCACAAGAAAAAGTCAGTCCTGAATTTATCAGACAGGGAGTAGCTGAAGGTAAAATTGTCATACTTAAAAATGCTAATCACACTAATGCAGTACCCCTGGCAGTAGGTGCCGGACTTAAAACCAAGGTTAGTGCAAGTGTAGGTCTATATGGGAAAGATGCAAGTATTGAAAATGAATTGGAAAAAATCAGGGCAGCTGTTGATGCCGGCACAGATGCCATAATGGACTTGAGTGTAACAGGTGAGATTGATGCAATGCGTAAGGAAGTTTTATCTGCAGTTTCTAAACCGGTAGGTACACTTCCCTTATATCAGGCCCTTGCTAATGCTGGTATTAAATATGGATCATCTCTTAAAATGACAGCAGATGATCTTTTTGAAGTAATTGAAGCTCAAGCGGCTGAAGGAGTGGCCTTTTTAGCACTTCATTGTGGCACCACCATGGCTATTATAGAGCGTGCAAAAAGAGAAGGTAGAATTGATCCCCTTGTAAGCTACGGAGGATCTCATCTCATAGGGTGGATGGTACATAACCAGAGGGAAAATCCCTTATATGAATACTTTGACAGGGTTCTGGAAATTGCCAAGAACTACGATGTAGCTCTAAGCTTTGCTGACAGCATGAGACCTGGCTGCCTGGCTGATTCCTTAGACGGTGCACAGGTTCAAGAATTGGTAGTACTGGGGGAACTGGTACAAAGAACAAGAGATGCTGGTGTTCAGGTTATGGTTAAGGGCCCAGGACATGTTCCACTTAACCAGATAAAAACGACCATTGAACTTCAGAAGGGACTATGTAAAAATGCTCCATATTTTGTATTTGGTCCCCTTGTAACGGATACAGGTGTGGGTCATGATCACATAAGTGCAGCCATTGGCGGTGCAGTAAGCTCATGGGCCGGTGCAGACTTCATCTGTTATGTAACACCTGCCGAGCATCTTGGTATTCCCAATGCTAATCAGGTTCGAGAAGGAGTAGTAGCTGCCCGTATTGCTGCCCACTGTGGGGACCTGGCCAAGGGAATGCCTGCTGCTGTAAACTGGGATCTTGAGATGTCCATTGCCAGAAAAGCCCTTGACTGGGATAAACAGATTTCCCTGGCCATTGATCCTACTACCGCAAAACTAATCTGGAAAGAAAGAAGTGATGATTTCTCCTCCAAATGCAGCATGTGCGGACAATACTGTGCCATGGAGATAATCTCCAAGTATTTAAATACTGATACTAAACATGCATGCTAAATGTAGCTCTTAATATTAGAAGAAATTATTATTTATGATAAATTCCACGGTTTAAATAAATGGCTAAGAGGTCGTTGTACTCTCAGATATGAAATGCATGTTTAAATAGTTAGTTAAAAGAAGGGGTGATTAATAATGACTCAAATGTTAAAAGCACGAGCTGGAAAAATCACTGAAGAAATGGAAAAAGTAGCTATTCAGGAAAATGTAGATGTTAAATTCATTCGTCAAGGTGTTGCCGAGGGAACAATTGTTATCCCTAAAAACAAGAACCGCAGCCGTTCCAGGATTTGTGGAATTGGCAAGGGATTAGATATTAAAGTAAATGCTCTTATAGGCACTTCAAGTGATAGGTCTCAGGCTGAAATGGAAGCTAGAAAGCTAAAAGCCGCCGAGGAAGCAGGATGCAACTCCTTCATGGATTTGAGTACAGGCGGAGATATTGATGCCATGAGAAGACAGACCCTGTCCCTGGCAAGGGTGGCTGTAGGAAGTGTACCTCTCTATCAGGCTGGAGTTGAAGCCATTCATAAATATGGAAGCGTGGTGGAAATGAGACCTGATGACATACTTGACACAATTGAAAAACAAGCAGCTGACGGCCTTGATTTTATGGCTATTCACAGTGCCTTGAGCTTAGATGTGCTGAAAACCCTTCAAAAAACCGGCAGGGTTACTGAAGTGGTCAGCCGTGGAGGTTCCTTCCTAACAGGTTGGATGTTTCACAACCAAAAGGAAAATCCGCTACTAGAACATTTTGACCGCCTGCTGGCAATTATGAAGGAGTATGATGTAGTTTTTAGTGTTGGAGACGCAGTTCGACCAGGTTGTACTGCTGATTCTCTTGACCAGGTGCAGCTTAAGGGATTGATGCTGGCCGGCGAT comes from the Desulfitibacter alkalitolerans DSM 16504 genome and includes:
- a CDS encoding 5'-deoxyadenosine deaminase is translated as MRILFKGPTIVTMDSQEAIIKGNVLVENNRIAYIGSNEPTADRVILAEGKLLIPGLIQTHVHLSQTLFRGQADDLELLDWLKKRIWPLEGAHDEESLYQSALLGISELLLGGTTTLVDMQTVHHTDAAIHAIAESGIRATTGKVMMDHGEEVPGTLIQSTNDAIQESVDLLEKWHGKENGRIQYAFTPRFVVSCTEDLLKEVVKLSSKYGVRVHTHASENKGEIEIVERERGMRNVLYLDHIGMAAPNLILTHCIWLNDQEMEILQKRDVKVAHCPTCNIKLASGIAPIPEMLKRGITVSLGADGAPCNNNLDIFQEMKMAALIQKPLHGPTVMPAREVFKLATLGGARAMGLENDIGSIEVGKKADLVLISLDEPHVNPVDGVDPYSLLVYSVRSSDVCLTMVDGKILMENRELKTIDKDAVVKKSNISRVRLDKLTK
- a CDS encoding ABC transporter permease, translating into MDYTMLTITVLAAAITAGTPILYAALGEILAERTGVLNLGIEGMMLAGAVSSFMVCVMTGSAWLGLLAGMIVGGIVASIHAFLCITLKANQVVSGLALTIFGTGLSGFLGKSLIGIPAPKTFSKIALPYLSDIPFLGPIFFNQDILVYFSYLLVPLLWFFIYKTNPGLKMRSVGENPGAADSLGINVFLVRYVYVIIGGVFSGIAGVYLALAFAPTWLENMTAGRGWIAIALVIFATWNPTKAMAGAYLFGAVSALGFRLQAMGVAVPAYFLSMLPYLFTIAVLIFATMQTQKNRIGAPGALMLSYDREDR
- a CDS encoding ABC transporter permease; this encodes MAMTQLKQSGTVSLKFEKRLTTSKWITILVPIVSILLALLVGAVFIYFTGHKPIEVYQVMLKGAFGSKYGISETVVKAIPLILTGLAVSIAFRMQLWNIGAEGQLYMGAWAAGYVALFMTWLPGFLVLPTMFLFGFLGGAFWGLLPAIPRALLNVNETITTLLLNYVAILWFAFFIYGPWRDPAGFNFPLTAPFDQAARLTRLFDTRVHTGIFIAIIIAIIIYFLLKKTKWGYEIRVIGQSPNAALYAGMNIKRNIILVLALSGGIAGIAGMVEAVGLTHRLQPTMSPGYGYTAIIIAWLSRLNPFAIVVVSFLFGGLLVGGYSIQSIGLPLATSHMLQGLILFFVLGGEVFYRYRIKFKRKNAEIDDKGGQS
- a CDS encoding ABC transporter ATP-binding protein, whose protein sequence is MPQYPLVEMKSITKRFPGVVANDKVNFEAKAGEIHALLGENGAGKSTLMSILTGLYAQDEGEILIKGQPVRINSPREAIDHGIGMVHQHFRLVQPFTVAENIILGKKGVGLFIDKDKLEKEIEDLSKRFALKVEPKARIWQLSVGEQQRVEIIKMLYRGADILILDEPTAVLTPQEVRELFRTLKQMALEGKAVILITHKLNEVMDIADKITVLRGGKSVATVNKVDTNKKELTKLMVGREVMLQVDKKPVQEGPVVLDLQNVSCLSDKGYPALKDVHLQIKGGEILGIAGVAGNGQRELAEVITGLRKVTKGLIKIENKDYTNASPRDIIEARVAYIPEDRVGMGLVPSLCCVENTILKNYREKPVCRSLFIDNKYAKERAAKLVRDFNVKTAGIEKPVKLMSGGNLQKLLFAREISCEPRLIVAVYPVRGLDVSAIEAVHDILLEQRGLGTAILFISEDLDEIFKMSDTIAVMHEGTIMGVMPAHETNVEEVGMLMAGTKLKQEEVI
- a CDS encoding BMP family ABC transporter substrate-binding protein, translated to MNKFRKMSVLLALILALALIVAGCGGKKVDEPAPAPAPSEEPEEFLVGFVYVSPIGDGGWTYAHDLGRQYLEANVPGVKTAYYEAVQEGPDAERVITELAEKGAKVIFATSFGFMDYMLSVAERYPDVVFMHCSGYKTADNMGTYFGKIYQARYLSGIAAGMKTETNKIGYVAAFPIPEVVRGINAFTLGVKSVNPDATVSVVWTNTWYDPGTEKQAALGLLDMGADVIAQHQDTPGPMQAAEEKGVWGVSYNSDMTHFAPNAIMTGPMWNWGPYYANTVKAVMDGTWSSHQYWGPMSDGIVDLAPYNENVMTPEMIEAVEAAKAKVLAGELDIFAGPIKDQSGQVKVPEGTSMTDGEKLGFDWFVEGVIGSL
- the hydA gene encoding dihydropyrimidinase; the encoded protein is MQLKITNGTIVTPFESFKADIGIENSKIAAIGDLSTLSAEKTLDARGMYVFPGIIDVHTHFETMGGGGVKTADNFFTGTRAAALGGVTTIIDFTKQEKGEFVKEAVHRRYLQAMDQVCIDFGLHSLFTDLSQDSFNAIPDVVMDGYSTLKLFTTYKKTGFLVEDGELLETIRKAHASKGMVILHAENDYLCEYFTEKNIAEGKLAPEYHPLSRPNIAEAEAVSKAALFAGYTNSLLYIVHLSTSEGAEIIRQARSRGVPIMAETCPQYLVLNDDKYLETNGHYHIATPPLRKKTDQDKLWEGIQEGSISVVSTDHCSFTTAQKDKGKESFKDVPPGIPGTETLLPLMHHFGVNHNRISLNKLVEVLCHNPAKIFGMYPNKGTLTVGTDADIVIFDPNKKVRLGTDTLHMGSDYSPYEGIEVQGYPSTTILRGNIIVENGQFLGEKGFGQFIRRKQPQYV
- a CDS encoding glycoside hydrolase family 25 protein, yielding MQKASASCLHGIDVSHWQGEIDWHSVKKANISFAYIKSTEGRTYTDPRFISNARGALAANIPTGAYHFARPDNNPTKQGAIEEAKHFIKTMAEGFGKNRVGDILPVLDLEVPPAKKDSKAATHEILEWAASFDRYFTENTGRALMLYTGSYFIKEHNNFNHPAHGFILAHMPLWIAMYPHARGNPEYPDNAGGWARWTAWQYTNSGKVKGIKGNVDLNWAVPDLIRSC
- the thiC gene encoding phosphomethylpyrimidine synthase ThiC; amino-acid sequence: MSLLRNAQNGIVTREMEQVAAQEKVSPEFIRQGVAEGKIVILKNANHTNAVPLAVGAGLKTKVSASVGLYGKDASIENELEKIRAAVDAGTDAIMDLSVTGEIDAMRKEVLSAVSKPVGTLPLYQALANAGIKYGSSLKMTADDLFEVIEAQAAEGVAFLALHCGTTMAIIERAKREGRIDPLVSYGGSHLIGWMVHNQRENPLYEYFDRVLEIAKNYDVALSFADSMRPGCLADSLDGAQVQELVVLGELVQRTRDAGVQVMVKGPGHVPLNQIKTTIELQKGLCKNAPYFVFGPLVTDTGVGHDHISAAIGGAVSSWAGADFICYVTPAEHLGIPNANQVREGVVAARIAAHCGDLAKGMPAAVNWDLEMSIARKALDWDKQISLAIDPTTAKLIWKERSDDFSSKCSMCGQYCAMEIISKYLNTDTKHAC
- the bzaB gene encoding B12 lower ligand biosynthesis ThiC-like protein BzaB; the protein is MTQMLKARAGKITEEMEKVAIQENVDVKFIRQGVAEGTIVIPKNKNRSRSRICGIGKGLDIKVNALIGTSSDRSQAEMEARKLKAAEEAGCNSFMDLSTGGDIDAMRRQTLSLARVAVGSVPLYQAGVEAIHKYGSVVEMRPDDILDTIEKQAADGLDFMAIHSALSLDVLKTLQKTGRVTEVVSRGGSFLTGWMFHNQKENPLLEHFDRLLAIMKEYDVVFSVGDAVRPGCTADSLDQVQLKGLMLAGDLVKRALEAGVQVMVEGPGHVPLNHIESTILLQKRLCYNVPYYVLGFLAADIAPGYDHITGAIGGAYAAMCGADFLCYLTPAEHLGLPNEEDVRTGVKAIKIAAQAADIARGRKGAWDRNLQMAKARVALDMDKQIELALNSSSLLEARAKNKGNAPCVCAVCGPDCAAAAAARYFGIG